The Methanococcoides methylutens MM1 genome has a window encoding:
- a CDS encoding MarR family transcriptional regulator: MLLSMLPTAMAAANSSATVHGATYEWNTFEPLENTIIEVNSTPSQSVVAKYGTYTFDLNPGSYTITAKYYQNETLIYFAEEDIAITDAGNYVIDLLLYPAYSEGLITEEDLAEIAPIEESPTASEKTNQSSISTYSIVVIMLALAAIGGYSFVHKKKGTDHVTYQPEAIVEPEEDNEEFPSDLQEVLDIIIANGGRITQKDLRSRIRYSEGKVSLMLSELEARGYVEKFRKGRGNVIILKNQK; this comes from the coding sequence ATGCTGCTCAGCATGCTACCAACGGCAATGGCAGCTGCAAACAGCTCAGCTACCGTTCATGGAGCAACATATGAGTGGAACACATTTGAACCTCTGGAAAACACTATAATTGAAGTGAATTCAACACCGTCGCAGTCCGTTGTAGCGAAATACGGAACATATACATTTGACCTTAATCCCGGCAGCTACACTATCACAGCTAAATATTACCAGAATGAAACCCTCATCTACTTCGCAGAAGAGGATATTGCCATCACAGATGCTGGTAACTATGTAATCGATCTCCTGCTTTACCCTGCATACTCTGAAGGGCTGATAACTGAAGAAGACCTTGCTGAAATTGCTCCGATTGAAGAAAGCCCAACAGCTTCCGAAAAAACAAATCAGTCATCTATCAGCACCTATTCGATCGTGGTCATAATGCTCGCATTGGCAGCGATCGGTGGATATTCCTTTGTACACAAGAAAAAAGGAACAGATCACGTCACATACCAGCCGGAAGCAATTGTTGAACCAGAAGAAGATAATGAAGAGTTCCCCTCTGACCTTCAGGAAGTACTCGATATAATAATAGCTAATGGTGGAAGGATAACTCAAAAAGACCTTCGAAGCAGGATCAGATACTCTGAAGGAAAAGTCAGTCTTATGTTATCGGAACTTGAAGCAAGGGGCTATGTTGAGAAGTTCAGGAAAGGACGTGGCAACGTTATCATACTAAAAAATCAAAAATAA
- a CDS encoding ABC transporter ATP-binding protein: MNEKEVPLIDLKDVWKIYQMGEIEFAALKGVDLYIRKGEFVVILGPSGSGKSTLMNQIGCLDTPTKGSVSLNGKNISHLEESELAQIRGRTIGFIFQQFNLIPTLNSLENVMLPLEFQEEDANVAEKRARELLKIVGLGDKMQHAPSQLSGGQRQRVAIARSLSVDPEILLADEPTGALDSKTGDYILEFLNELHEEQNKTIIIVTHDTELIKYAEKIIHIKDGMIENIELKEKRLT, translated from the coding sequence ATGAATGAAAAGGAAGTACCCCTCATAGATCTGAAGGATGTCTGGAAGATCTACCAGATGGGTGAAATTGAGTTTGCAGCATTAAAAGGAGTTGACCTGTATATCAGGAAAGGAGAATTTGTGGTCATACTCGGACCAAGTGGAAGTGGTAAAAGTACACTGATGAACCAGATAGGTTGTCTGGATACCCCTACAAAAGGAAGTGTCAGCCTGAACGGGAAGAATATTTCCCACCTTGAAGAATCCGAGCTGGCACAGATCAGGGGAAGGACCATTGGATTCATTTTTCAACAGTTTAACCTGATCCCCACACTCAATTCCCTGGAAAATGTGATGCTACCACTGGAATTCCAGGAAGAAGATGCAAATGTGGCAGAGAAACGGGCCAGGGAACTGCTGAAGATAGTGGGGCTTGGTGACAAAATGCAACACGCACCTTCCCAACTTTCAGGAGGACAAAGACAGAGGGTTGCTATTGCAAGATCACTCTCAGTCGATCCGGAAATACTGTTGGCAGACGAACCCACCGGTGCTCTGGATAGTAAGACCGGAGATTATATACTGGAATTTTTGAACGAATTACATGAAGAACAGAACAAGACGATAATTATCGTTACTCATGATACTGAACTCATAAAATATGCTGAAAAAATCATACACATCAAAGACGGGATGATCGAAAATATAGAACTTAAGGAGAAAAGATTAACATGA
- a CDS encoding COG1361 S-layer family protein: MKKIKSFLILLMLLALPIATASAAIYTSAPGVSVDIMSQSPNPARPGETVELTLSVQNIGNEDLADVKVEIEPEYPFSEVSGESLSKTISFLDARQDEEDAAILRFTLNVDPNAAEGLYDLDICVNEGDSATKTTTVDVEVRGKEYAQIVINEAIIDRAVEETLEFTVTNTGSSPLKNMAISWDEPNGEILPVYSDNTKFISYLGAGESATVTYSVIADVNADPGLYQLDINLEFEDYDSNVNEINTKAGLFIGGGTDFDVAFSEGSAGEVSLSVANVGNNEAYSVKVSIPEQDNYRTTGSSASIVGNLDKGDYTITSFTITNNNLASNSESTDRSSMNMEEMDPEEITALRQSQQSQNGLEVLIEYTDSTGQRVSVEKNVPIELTSATGDVATAGPGARNSQSSASTYLMYLVVIGVIVGGAFYYRKIKNTKEKDDEVQDIS, translated from the coding sequence ATGAAAAAAATAAAGTCTTTTTTGATATTATTGATGCTATTGGCATTGCCAATTGCAACTGCATCTGCTGCAATTTATACCAGTGCTCCTGGTGTCAGTGTGGACATTATGAGCCAGAGTCCGAACCCTGCAAGGCCAGGTGAGACCGTTGAACTGACACTAAGTGTGCAGAACATCGGAAACGAAGATCTTGCCGATGTGAAGGTGGAAATCGAACCCGAATATCCATTTTCAGAAGTATCCGGCGAATCGTTGAGCAAAACCATTTCATTCCTCGATGCACGTCAGGACGAAGAAGATGCAGCGATCCTCAGATTCACATTGAATGTTGATCCCAATGCAGCAGAAGGTCTCTATGATCTCGACATATGTGTCAATGAGGGAGACAGTGCGACTAAAACTACAACAGTCGATGTTGAAGTGCGTGGAAAGGAATACGCTCAGATAGTAATCAATGAAGCAATTATCGATCGTGCAGTGGAAGAAACACTGGAATTTACAGTAACAAACACAGGAAGTTCACCCCTCAAGAATATGGCTATCTCATGGGATGAACCAAACGGAGAGATCCTTCCGGTATATTCAGACAATACAAAATTCATATCATACCTTGGAGCCGGAGAATCGGCCACAGTAACATATTCAGTGATCGCCGATGTGAATGCAGACCCCGGGCTTTATCAGCTGGACATCAATCTGGAATTTGAAGACTATGACTCAAACGTGAATGAGATCAATACCAAAGCAGGTCTCTTCATTGGTGGAGGTACCGATTTCGATGTAGCATTCTCTGAAGGAAGTGCAGGAGAAGTATCCCTGTCGGTTGCTAATGTAGGTAACAATGAAGCATATTCTGTAAAAGTGTCCATTCCTGAACAGGATAACTACAGAACTACTGGTAGCTCTGCATCTATAGTAGGTAATCTTGACAAAGGTGACTACACAATAACATCATTCACTATTACAAATAATAATCTTGCTTCAAATTCAGAAAGTACCGACAGATCATCCATGAACATGGAGGAAATGGATCCTGAAGAGATAACAGCACTACGCCAATCACAGCAATCCCAGAACGGACTCGAAGTACTGATAGAATATACGGATTCAACCGGACAAAGGGTTTCAGTTGAAAAGAATGTTCCTATTGAACTTACATCTGCTACAGGAGATGTGGCCACTGCCGGACCTGGTGCAAGAAACAGTCAGTCCTCTGCAAGCACTTACCTGATGTATCTGGTGGTAATTGGAGTCATAGTTGGCGGAGCATTTTATTACAGGAAAATAAAAAATACGAAGGAAAAGGACGATGAGGTACAAGACATATCTTAA
- a CDS encoding ABC transporter permease produces the protein MRYKTYLKLAANILFHSKIRSWLTIIGIVIGVGSVVTIMALSDSMEADMESRFADLDMTKITISPGYSRASSVMGPGGGDGGGTTSSDSELTDKDIMALKLVENVDYLYGQISGNEDVYYLGESAGLSITGVDPQVWQYTTSYNAASGRLLEPSDNFVAIIGDRIANDVFDQPVSLNQVITINGKSVRVVGILEDGDNDNGIIMPIDAAIEIIEDADNDVYDSIVVIANDEDNVEIVVEDIEEKLRISRHVTERDQDFTVTDSKSQMSSMSEMMDSMSLFLAAIAGVSLVVGSVGIANTMFTSVMERTKDIGTMKAIGAKNRDILMIFLFNSAMVGLVGGILGILLSLGLTAILPSLGLTIMRSSMGSTLSLELILIGISIAVFVGVASGIIPAYNASKMKPVDALRYE, from the coding sequence ATGAGGTACAAGACATATCTTAAGCTTGCTGCCAATATCCTTTTTCACAGCAAGATCAGAAGCTGGCTCACAATTATTGGTATTGTGATAGGAGTAGGTTCTGTTGTTACTATCATGGCACTTAGTGACAGCATGGAAGCAGATATGGAAAGCAGGTTTGCAGACCTGGATATGACTAAAATTACCATATCCCCCGGTTATAGCAGGGCTTCATCAGTAATGGGTCCAGGAGGAGGTGATGGAGGCGGAACCACTTCCTCAGATTCAGAACTGACAGATAAGGATATCATGGCCCTCAAACTGGTTGAAAATGTAGATTACCTGTATGGCCAGATATCAGGCAACGAAGATGTATACTATCTGGGTGAGTCAGCAGGTCTTTCCATTACAGGAGTTGATCCGCAGGTGTGGCAGTACACCACATCATATAATGCTGCCTCCGGAAGATTGCTTGAACCTTCAGACAACTTTGTTGCTATCATAGGAGACAGAATTGCCAATGATGTCTTTGATCAACCTGTAAGTCTTAATCAGGTGATCACGATTAATGGCAAATCTGTAAGAGTTGTAGGTATACTGGAAGACGGCGATAATGACAATGGAATTATCATGCCTATCGATGCAGCAATAGAAATAATTGAAGATGCTGACAATGATGTTTATGATTCCATCGTTGTCATAGCTAATGATGAAGACAATGTTGAAATTGTGGTAGAAGATATAGAAGAAAAGCTCAGGATCTCAAGGCACGTTACAGAACGTGATCAGGACTTCACTGTTACTGATTCAAAGTCTCAGATGAGCAGCATGTCTGAAATGATGGATTCAATGAGCCTCTTCCTTGCAGCCATAGCCGGAGTTTCCCTGGTAGTAGGATCAGTAGGAATTGCAAACACAATGTTCACCTCCGTGATGGAAAGGACAAAAGACATTGGAACAATGAAAGCCATAGGTGCTAAGAACAGGGATATCCTGATGATATTCTTATTCAACTCTGCCATGGTGGGACTTGTAGGAGGCATTCTCGGCATTTTATTAAGCCTTGGATTGACAGCAATATTACCCAGCCTTGGACTTACAATAATGCGTTCCTCAATGGGATCAACACTATCCCTTGAGCTGATCCTAATAGGAATTTCCATCGCTGTTTTCGTTGGTGTTGCATCAGGCATCATACCTGCATACAATGCATCAAAGATGAAACCAGTGGACGCTTTGAGGTATGAGTAA
- a CDS encoding ribulose-bisphosphate carboxylase, whose protein sequence is MSSIYEDLVSSLDSKQAAYVNLELPDPTNGEYLLGVFHLIPGGELNILQAAAEIAAESSTGTNFKVNTETKFSRVMNALVYQLDLERNLVWVAYPWRLFDRGGNVQNILTYIVGNILGMKEISALKLLDVWFPPSMLEQYDGPGFTVDDMREYLGVYDRPILGTIVKPKMGLTSAEYAEVCYDFWVGGGDFVKNDEPQANQDFCPYDKMVMHVKEAMDKAVKETGQKKVHSFNVSAADFDIMIERCEMIVNAGFEPGSYAFLIDGITAGWMAIQTIRRRYPNVFLHFHRAAHGAYTRPENPIGFSVLVLSKFARLAGASGIHTGTAGVGKMKGSPAEDVVAAHNIQYLNSTGHFFEQSWTKIMDTDKDAINLVHEDLAHHVILDDDSWRGMKKCCPIVSGGLNPVRLKPFIDVMGNVDFITTMGSGVHAHPEGTRSGAMALVQACEAYLKGVDIAEYAKDHKELAQAIEFFPKV, encoded by the coding sequence ATGAGCTCGATTTATGAAGATCTGGTCAGTTCGCTCGATTCCAAACAGGCAGCTTATGTTAATCTGGAACTTCCGGACCCGACCAACGGGGAATATCTTCTTGGGGTCTTTCACTTAATTCCCGGGGGAGAATTAAACATATTGCAGGCTGCCGCTGAGATCGCAGCAGAATCATCCACAGGTACGAACTTCAAAGTTAATACTGAGACCAAATTTTCCAGGGTCATGAATGCTCTGGTCTACCAGCTTGACCTGGAAAGGAACCTTGTCTGGGTTGCTTATCCATGGAGGCTTTTTGACAGGGGAGGAAATGTACAGAACATCCTGACATACATTGTTGGAAACATCCTGGGTATGAAGGAGATCTCAGCACTGAAGTTGCTGGATGTCTGGTTCCCTCCATCCATGCTCGAGCAGTATGATGGCCCTGGCTTCACTGTCGATGATATGCGAGAATACCTTGGTGTCTACGACAGGCCGATCCTAGGTACTATTGTAAAGCCAAAGATGGGACTCACTTCTGCAGAGTATGCTGAGGTCTGCTACGACTTCTGGGTAGGCGGAGGAGATTTCGTCAAGAATGACGAGCCACAGGCAAACCAGGACTTCTGTCCATACGACAAGATGGTAATGCATGTAAAGGAAGCCATGGATAAGGCGGTCAAGGAGACCGGCCAGAAGAAGGTCCACTCTTTCAATGTCTCAGCTGCTGATTTTGACATCATGATCGAAAGGTGTGAAATGATCGTCAATGCAGGATTCGAGCCTGGAAGCTATGCATTCCTCATCGATGGAATTACCGCCGGTTGGATGGCCATCCAGACCATCAGGAGAAGGTATCCGAACGTGTTCCTGCACTTCCACAGGGCAGCCCATGGAGCATACACAAGACCTGAGAACCCCATCGGATTTTCAGTACTTGTCCTGTCCAAGTTCGCACGTCTTGCCGGTGCTTCAGGAATCCACACAGGTACAGCCGGTGTAGGTAAGATGAAAGGATCACCAGCAGAGGACGTAGTTGCTGCACACAATATCCAGTACCTGAACTCTACTGGTCACTTCTTCGAACAGTCATGGACAAAGATCATGGACACCGATAAGGATGCTATAAACCTTGTACACGAGGACCTGGCTCATCATGTTATCCTTGACGATGACAGCTGGAGAGGCATGAAGAAATGCTGTCCGATCGTATCAGGTGGTCTGAATCCTGTAAGGCTCAAGCCTTTCATCGATGTCATGGGCAATGTGGACTTCATCACAACCATGGGCTCAGGCGTCCACGCGCATCCTGAGGGAACCAGGTCAGGAGCAATGGCACTTGTTCAGGCATGTGAGGCTTACCTGAAGGGTGTTGATATTGCAGAATATGCAAAAGACCACAAGGAACTGGCACAGGCCATTGAGTTCTTCCCGAAGGTCTGA
- a CDS encoding VTT domain-containing protein has product MENMNSSEMDDQDVGNCPHHDSKRNLQVISLIVLFIASWSILLFYYPPAEIVEKLGVRNVYIFVFLLAMIGGVSTFTSTTFYTALITISIGGVNSVWIALFASIGLTFGDLVFYYLGTKGRQCIKGRYEGNVLRLTNWMEKIDDRVTMLMIFLYSLTPLPSDVIAVALAIVRFPFRKMIVPLFVGNFTLIVLLVELSKLGYSLI; this is encoded by the coding sequence ATGGAAAACATGAACAGCTCAGAAATGGATGATCAGGATGTGGGGAACTGTCCACACCATGACAGTAAAAGGAATCTACAGGTCATCAGCCTGATAGTTCTTTTCATCGCTTCGTGGTCAATCCTGCTTTTTTACTACCCTCCGGCAGAGATAGTTGAAAAGCTGGGAGTGCGTAATGTCTACATTTTTGTCTTCCTGCTGGCAATGATAGGTGGCGTCTCCACATTCACCTCCACAACATTCTACACGGCCCTGATCACAATTTCCATCGGAGGAGTGAATTCAGTATGGATCGCATTGTTCGCAAGCATAGGGCTCACTTTTGGCGACCTTGTGTTCTATTACCTTGGTACAAAAGGAAGGCAATGCATTAAGGGAAGATATGAAGGCAACGTCCTTCGCCTGACAAATTGGATGGAGAAGATCGATGACAGGGTCACCATGCTGATGATCTTCCTGTACTCCCTCACACCACTTCCAAGCGATGTGATCGCAGTAGCACTTGCAATCGTGAGATTCCCATTCCGGAAAATGATCGTTCCGCTGTTCGTGGGAAATTTCACACTTATCGTACTGCTTGTGGAGCTTTCAAAACTGGGATATAGCCTGATCTGA
- a CDS encoding toll/interleukin-1 receptor domain-containing protein has translation MITRVYISHSEKDTVLARELEQALWAVNLESFSSVLKKTESLSESELISFGIRHSDCVVVILTMDGILSPKVNEEIGLAVGTDQLVIPLLEYGEKLPVLISHLPTIGFSRDTFEDALGVVIKDIRQLTKLDWLKIKCPHCGEEMTQYITPQEEVEKVLLEGHDLKTMCSYCENTISLDPRTFRPRSPE, from the coding sequence ATGATAACCAGAGTCTATATTTCCCATTCTGAGAAAGATACGGTCCTTGCCAGGGAGCTGGAGCAGGCCTTGTGGGCTGTGAATCTGGAGAGCTTTTCTTCTGTGCTCAAAAAGACAGAATCGCTGTCCGAATCTGAACTTATAAGCTTTGGTATTCGTCATTCGGATTGTGTGGTCGTGATACTCACAATGGATGGGATACTATCACCAAAAGTAAACGAGGAAATTGGTCTTGCTGTTGGCACCGATCAGCTGGTGATACCGTTACTTGAATACGGGGAGAAATTACCAGTCTTGATAAGTCATCTGCCTACGATTGGTTTTTCCAGGGATACCTTTGAAGATGCACTGGGAGTTGTCATAAAAGATATCCGCCAGCTCACTAAACTGGACTGGCTGAAGATCAAATGTCCGCACTGCGGAGAAGAGATGACACAGTATATCACACCTCAGGAAGAAGTCGAGAAAGTTCTTCTGGAAGGTCACGATCTCAAGACCATGTGTAGCTACTGTGAGAATACGATCTCACTGGATCCAAGGACATTCAGGCCTCGCTCCCCTGAATGA
- a CDS encoding NAD(P)-dependent alcohol dehydrogenase, translated as MKAFVYYKYGSFDVLQLTEVDKPIPKDSEVLIKIHATTVTIGDTIMRSFKLPTPRWQWIPARLYLGIRGPKRPVLGMELAGEIEAVGTDVTRFSVGDQVFASTFRENFGGHAEYKCMPEDGLLILKPENLTYEEAAAVPGGGMTALQLLKKGNVRSGQKVLINGASGAVGTNAVQLAKHFGAEVTGVCSTSNMDLVKSLGADKVIDYTKEDFTKSEETYDMVLDAVGKIPSSKAKSVLKKGGNYLNVLASADDGDTIENLTFLKELIESGDLKPVIDRIYPFEQIPEAHKYVEQGHKKGNVAIAVDHGNNAD; from the coding sequence ATGAAAGCATTTGTGTACTACAAATACGGATCATTCGATGTTCTGCAACTCACAGAAGTGGATAAACCGATTCCAAAAGACAGCGAAGTCCTCATAAAGATCCATGCGACAACCGTGACCATCGGGGACACGATAATGCGAAGCTTCAAGCTTCCCACTCCTCGCTGGCAATGGATTCCTGCACGACTGTATCTAGGTATCAGAGGTCCAAAACGACCTGTTCTCGGGATGGAGCTGGCCGGGGAGATAGAAGCAGTCGGCACGGATGTAACACGCTTTAGTGTAGGTGATCAGGTATTTGCATCTACATTCAGGGAGAATTTTGGTGGGCATGCTGAGTACAAATGCATGCCTGAAGATGGGCTTCTCATACTAAAACCGGAGAATTTGACTTATGAAGAAGCCGCTGCAGTTCCCGGCGGGGGGATGACGGCATTGCAACTTCTCAAGAAAGGAAATGTCAGGAGTGGGCAGAAAGTCCTGATCAATGGTGCATCCGGGGCAGTAGGTACTAATGCGGTACAACTTGCAAAACACTTTGGTGCGGAAGTAACTGGTGTATGCAGCACTTCTAATATGGATTTAGTGAAATCATTAGGGGCTGACAAAGTCATTGATTACACCAAGGAAGATTTCACCAAAAGCGAAGAGACGTATGACATGGTTCTTGATGCAGTGGGCAAGATTCCGTCTTCAAAAGCTAAATCTGTTCTCAAAAAGGGTGGAAACTACCTTAATGTCCTTGCTTCAGCAGACGATGGCGATACAATTGAAAATTTAACATTCCTCAAAGAGCTTATTGAATCAGGAGACCTGAAACCGGTCATCGATCGAATCTACCCGTTTGAGCAAATTCCAGAAGCTCACAAATATGTTGAACAGGGACATAAAAAGGGAAATGTGGCTATAGCAGTTGATCATGGTAACAATGCTGATTAA
- a CDS encoding DUF4386 domain-containing protein — MNSNKKIARIVGLLFITATVAYSIGVILLDPILSSSDYLTIASENEKQMIMGSFLVLIDAVAVAGIGIMIYPILKKQNEALALGYAGSRIAEGVLFVANVIAILILLALSQEFVKAEAPDTSYYQTFGTILLEAGDLAFLFGFAVAFTISALILNYLLYKSKLVPRWLSGWGFVGALLLWVYYLLEPFSINLLYILFVPIALQEMVFAVWLIVKGFNPSVIDPASASTDTNEI, encoded by the coding sequence ATGAATTCAAACAAAAAAATAGCAAGAATTGTAGGACTATTGTTTATAACTGCGACAGTTGCATATTCAATTGGTGTTATTTTACTAGACCCAATTCTAAGTTCTTCAGATTATCTTACTATTGCTTCTGAAAATGAAAAACAGATGATAATGGGTTCTTTCCTTGTATTAATTGATGCAGTTGCAGTTGCTGGTATTGGAATAATGATTTATCCAATTCTTAAAAAGCAAAATGAAGCTTTAGCTCTTGGATATGCCGGGTCCAGAATTGCGGAGGGTGTGCTCTTTGTTGCTAATGTGATAGCCATATTGATATTATTAGCATTAAGTCAGGAATTTGTAAAGGCTGAAGCTCCAGATACTTCGTACTACCAGACTTTTGGAACGATATTACTAGAAGCCGGTGATTTGGCCTTTTTGTTTGGTTTTGCAGTTGCCTTTACTATATCTGCACTAATCCTGAATTATCTATTGTACAAATCAAAACTAGTTCCCAGATGGCTATCAGGTTGGGGTTTTGTTGGAGCTTTATTGCTTTGGGTGTATTATTTGTTAGAACCCTTCAGCATCAATCTACTTTATATTTTATTTGTTCCAATAGCTTTGCAGGAAATGGTGTTTGCAGTATGGTTGATAGTTAAAGGATTCAATCCGTCTGTAATCGATCCGGCCTCTGCCTCCACAGACACAAATGAGATTTGA
- a CDS encoding NAD(P)-dependent alcohol dehydrogenase, giving the protein MKAIVCERYGPPEVLQLKDVPKPVPKDNEVLIKIHATPVTTGDSNVRDSVYVPPGLGPVARLMFGITKPKISILGGVLAGEIEAVGKDVDSFKVGDQVFGTTGYTLGTYAEYKCMPEEGVLALKPANLTYEETAVIPFGALTALYFLRDMANVRSGQKVLVNGASGGVGSSAVQIAKSFGAEVTGVCSTRNLELVKSLGADNVIDYTKEDFTQKGEVYDIILDTVVGKTSFSKCKNSLSQNGFYLAVAGGLNDLLQKLWTSKIGSKKVIFGGGEACEKKESLLFLKELIESGKLKPVLDRSYPLEQIVEAFTYAEQGHKRGNVAITLGHDDRK; this is encoded by the coding sequence ATGAAAGCAATTGTATGCGAAAGATACGGACCACCAGAAGTTCTTCAGCTCAAAGATGTACCAAAACCTGTTCCTAAGGACAATGAAGTTCTCATCAAAATTCATGCAACACCCGTAACTACGGGAGATTCTAATGTTCGGGATTCTGTTTATGTTCCTCCCGGTTTAGGCCCTGTGGCACGACTAATGTTTGGTATCACAAAGCCAAAGATAAGTATATTAGGAGGCGTTCTTGCCGGGGAAATTGAAGCAGTAGGCAAGGATGTCGACTCGTTTAAGGTGGGTGACCAGGTTTTTGGAACTACCGGTTATACTCTTGGTACATATGCCGAGTACAAATGCATGCCTGAAGAGGGAGTGCTTGCATTAAAGCCGGCAAATCTGACATATGAGGAAACCGCAGTAATTCCTTTTGGAGCACTAACCGCATTATATTTCCTCAGGGACATGGCAAATGTCCGGAGTGGACAAAAGGTTCTTGTAAATGGTGCTTCTGGGGGAGTTGGTAGTTCAGCCGTACAGATTGCCAAATCCTTTGGTGCAGAGGTGACAGGGGTATGCAGTACCCGAAATCTGGAATTGGTGAAGTCTCTGGGAGCTGACAATGTAATTGATTACACTAAAGAAGATTTCACCCAAAAAGGTGAGGTATATGACATTATTCTTGACACGGTAGTAGGCAAAACATCGTTCTCAAAATGTAAAAACTCGCTGAGCCAGAATGGTTTCTATCTTGCAGTTGCCGGTGGCCTGAATGATCTACTTCAAAAGCTCTGGACTTCGAAGATCGGCAGCAAAAAAGTGATCTTTGGCGGAGGGGAAGCATGTGAGAAAAAAGAGAGTTTGCTTTTCCTCAAAGAGCTCATTGAATCCGGAAAACTAAAACCGGTTTTAGACAGAAGCTACCCACTAGAACAAATTGTAGAAGCTTTCACATATGCCGAACAAGGTCACAAGAGGGGAAACGTAGCCATAACTCTAGGACATGATGATCGGAAATAA
- a CDS encoding ATP-binding protein gives MVENDNVFEISVSDNGIGIPEEKQEVIFETFRQADSSTSKQYGGTGLGLALVRKYVEMHGGNIWVDSEEGVGSTFTFNIPSGPGPK, from the coding sequence ATAGTCGAAAATGATAACGTATTTGAGATCTCCGTATCTGATAATGGTATTGGTATCCCTGAAGAAAAGCAGGAAGTTATCTTTGAGACCTTCAGACAGGCAGACTCATCGACCTCAAAACAATACGGTGGAACAGGTCTGGGACTTGCTCTGGTCAGGAAATATGTTGAGATGCATGGCGGTAACATTTGGGTTGACAGTGAAGAAGGCGTTGGAAGCACCTTTACTTTTAATATCCCTTCAGGTCCTGGCCCTAAATGA